In Armatimonadota bacterium, a single genomic region encodes these proteins:
- a CDS encoding cation acetate symporter: protein MKAAELIPLAWVVLVTVATIMLGVWATKKSSSASDFFVAGRSVNVFWNASAISGEYLSAASFMGVAGLVMKNGYDALWYPVGYAAGYLFLLLFIAGPLRRFGAYTIPDFAEGRFHSPAFRKVAVSFVLFIGFFYTLPQMKGAGVTMQGIMGWPYWVGILVVGSVITFNVAVGGMKGITLVQAAQYWMKVFAISLPLFVVMSVVGFYNKPLETARADAKGIPSIPGDVIKMKGQAAAPNNALALSSARTSLVKFETDAKLVAVSVNPKPKPGDIFDASQAITAIGSTLAIDSKSKDVTVPKDTLIQVTPFEVTSAEGKASKASLKLEFAEKSEIRVTAPEGQPALAPNAPANGKWLNPFGPLTSKHGYPLLYTYSLIIALVCGTAGLPHILVRFYTNPDGKSAKRTTLWVMVMLGAFYVFTPIWGSLGRLAMPILYASNSTDSAVIKLPMMVDGGGVWGAMLSGITSAGAFAAFMSTFSGLLVSMSGAFAHDIYGKILKPSAAPQDKLKMFKFAAIGIGVVSMLLGLLVESFDIAMMVGWAFAIGAASYFPLLLLGAWWRGLTAKGAASGMLVGGLASLAAIVTTMLVDKKVLTLDLSPLVKSLMEQPAIWAVPLSLLLMIFVSKATAGEVPADADTIMLRLHAPEELGHSKDYIS, encoded by the coding sequence GTGAAGGCGGCTGAGTTGATTCCGCTGGCTTGGGTCGTTTTGGTGACCGTTGCGACCATTATGCTCGGCGTTTGGGCGACCAAAAAGTCGTCTTCGGCGAGTGATTTCTTTGTGGCCGGTCGTTCGGTTAATGTTTTTTGGAACGCTTCTGCGATTTCGGGCGAGTATCTGTCGGCCGCTTCATTTATGGGAGTGGCCGGGCTGGTGATGAAGAACGGGTACGACGCTCTTTGGTATCCGGTGGGTTATGCGGCGGGGTATCTGTTTTTGTTGCTGTTTATTGCGGGTCCGTTGCGGCGTTTTGGGGCCTATACGATTCCAGATTTTGCCGAGGGACGCTTTCACTCGCCAGCCTTCCGTAAGGTCGCGGTTTCGTTTGTGCTGTTCATCGGGTTCTTTTACACTCTGCCGCAGATGAAAGGCGCTGGGGTGACGATGCAAGGCATCATGGGCTGGCCCTACTGGGTCGGAATCTTGGTCGTTGGCTCGGTTATCACTTTCAACGTTGCGGTGGGCGGGATGAAGGGGATCACGCTGGTTCAGGCGGCGCAGTACTGGATGAAGGTTTTTGCGATTTCACTGCCGCTGTTTGTGGTGATGTCGGTTGTTGGTTTTTACAACAAGCCTTTAGAGACGGCTCGGGCGGACGCTAAGGGGATTCCTTCGATTCCAGGTGACGTGATCAAAATGAAAGGCCAGGCTGCGGCTCCCAATAATGCGCTGGCCCTATCCTCGGCTCGAACAAGTTTGGTCAAGTTTGAAACGGACGCAAAGTTGGTTGCAGTCTCGGTGAATCCAAAACCCAAGCCTGGGGATATCTTCGACGCGAGCCAAGCAATCACAGCGATCGGTTCTACCCTTGCTATCGACTCGAAGAGTAAGGATGTGACAGTTCCAAAGGACACTCTTATTCAAGTCACACCCTTTGAAGTGACTTCGGCCGAGGGGAAGGCCAGCAAGGCATCGCTCAAGCTTGAGTTTGCGGAGAAGTCTGAAATTCGGGTGACCGCGCCTGAAGGCCAGCCGGCTCTGGCTCCGAACGCTCCGGCGAACGGTAAGTGGCTCAACCCCTTTGGCCCGCTCACCAGCAAGCACGGATATCCGCTTCTCTACACCTACTCGCTCATCATCGCTTTGGTATGCGGAACGGCGGGTTTGCCGCATATTCTTGTTCGGTTCTATACCAATCCCGACGGAAAGTCTGCGAAGCGGACGACCCTTTGGGTGATGGTGATGCTGGGCGCGTTTTACGTGTTCACGCCGATTTGGGGCTCGCTGGGACGATTGGCGATGCCGATTCTTTATGCCTCCAACAGCACGGACTCGGCGGTGATCAAGCTGCCGATGATGGTCGATGGCGGCGGGGTTTGGGGCGCAATGCTCAGCGGAATTACCTCAGCGGGGGCCTTTGCGGCGTTTATGTCGACGTTCTCGGGATTGCTCGTCTCGATGTCGGGAGCGTTTGCCCACGACATCTATGGGAAGATATTGAAGCCTTCCGCTGCACCACAAGACAAGTTGAAGATGTTCAAGTTTGCCGCAATCGGCATCGGTGTAGTATCGATGCTCCTCGGCTTGCTGGTGGAGAGCTTTGATATCGCGATGATGGTCGGCTGGGCGTTCGCAATTGGTGCGGCCTCGTACTTCCCTTTGTTGCTTCTGGGTGCCTGGTGGCGGGGGCTTACTGCTAAGGGGGCGGCAAGCGGGATGCTCGTTGGCGGGTTGGCTTCATTGGCGGCGATTGTTACAACGATGCTTGTGGATAAGAAGGTCCTCACTTTGGATCTGTCGCCGCTGGTGAAGTCGTTGATGGAGCAACCTGCCATCTGGGCGGTTCCTTTGTCGTTGCTGCTGATGATTTTCGTGAGTAAGGCCACTGCCGGCGAAGTTCCGGCGGATGCAGATACGATCATGCTGAGGCTGCATGCTCCGGAGGAGCTGGGGCACTCGAAGGATTACATCAGCTAG
- a CDS encoding LLM class flavin-dependent oxidoreductase encodes METGIDSFAAVHKDPLDGSISSAVDRLEMLLEEIQTADEVGLDVFGVGEHHRAEFLDSAPVVILAAAAARTSKIKLTSAVTVLSAADPVRVFQEFATLDLISKGRAEIVVGRGSFGEAFPLFGLQAEDYDDLFTEKLDLLLTLQEDVNVHWNGRHRPALTGQGVYPRPYQKEIPIWLGVGGTPQSFVRAGLLGLPLMVAIIGGEFRRFRPLVDLYRQAFRESGHPEEGMKVGVHAFGFVGETTELAKDTFFPGWFQMFTEIGRERGWPPPSRAQFEALCGDSGAYLIGDPARVAEKALAASEALGGIQRLTFQKSSALVRHEQMKESIRLLGNEVAPLVRAKSGQVA; translated from the coding sequence ATGGAAACTGGGATTGACAGCTTTGCGGCGGTTCACAAGGACCCTTTGGACGGCTCGATATCGTCGGCGGTGGACCGATTGGAGATGCTGCTTGAGGAAATTCAGACCGCGGATGAAGTCGGGCTGGACGTTTTTGGAGTTGGCGAGCATCATCGGGCGGAGTTTTTGGACTCGGCTCCGGTGGTGATTCTTGCGGCGGCGGCGGCTCGGACGTCGAAGATCAAGCTTACAAGTGCGGTAACTGTGCTCAGTGCTGCCGACCCAGTTCGGGTGTTTCAGGAGTTTGCGACGCTCGACTTGATCTCAAAGGGCCGCGCTGAGATCGTGGTCGGAAGGGGGTCTTTTGGGGAGGCGTTTCCGCTTTTTGGACTACAGGCCGAGGATTATGATGACCTGTTTACCGAAAAGCTCGACCTACTTTTGACTTTGCAAGAAGACGTGAATGTGCATTGGAACGGACGCCACCGTCCAGCGCTGACGGGGCAAGGAGTGTACCCACGGCCATATCAGAAAGAGATTCCAATCTGGTTGGGAGTTGGCGGGACTCCACAGTCGTTTGTTCGCGCCGGTCTGCTCGGATTGCCGCTGATGGTGGCGATTATTGGCGGCGAATTCCGGCGGTTCCGTCCGCTGGTGGATCTGTACCGTCAGGCGTTTCGGGAGTCTGGGCATCCCGAAGAAGGGATGAAAGTCGGAGTGCATGCGTTCGGGTTTGTGGGTGAGACAACCGAGTTGGCGAAGGACACGTTTTTCCCGGGCTGGTTCCAGATGTTCACAGAGATCGGTCGTGAGCGCGGTTGGCCGCCTCCTTCGCGTGCGCAGTTTGAGGCGCTTTGCGGCGATAGCGGGGCCTACTTGATCGGCGATCCAGCGAGGGTTGCGGAAAAGGCGTTGGCAGCGAGCGAGGCGTTGGGCGGGATTCAGCGACTAACGTTCCAAAAGAGCTCTGCTTTGGTTCGACATGAGCAGATGAAGGAGTCGATTCGGCTTTTGGGGAACGAGGTCGCGCCCCTGGTAAGGGCGAAGTCCGGGCAGGTAGCCTAG
- a CDS encoding metalloregulator ArsR/SmtB family transcription factor, translated as MACHKIFEALGDPTRLAIVERLSANGPTPTVELVSDFGMTRQAATKHLLILENAGIVRSETKGRVILRMVEPAAMHEAKDWMDRHAQRWSRRLDALASYLDG; from the coding sequence ATGGCTTGCCACAAGATTTTCGAGGCCCTCGGCGATCCCACTCGGTTGGCGATCGTCGAGAGGCTGTCGGCGAATGGGCCGACGCCGACGGTTGAGTTGGTCAGTGATTTTGGAATGACCCGCCAGGCGGCGACCAAGCATCTGCTCATCCTTGAGAACGCGGGCATTGTTCGGAGCGAGACGAAAGGCCGGGTGATCCTGCGGATGGTTGAGCCCGCAGCAATGCATGAGGCGAAGGACTGGATGGATCGGCACGCGCAGCGATGGAGCCGGCGGCTGGATGCATTGGCGAGTTATCTGGATGGTTAG
- a CDS encoding SRPBCC domain-containing protein → MEITRTSDALSSEFVVKAPLEKAWAALTTKDGWEAWFSDRVNSDFQVGSPLVMYFDGYGEQTGTVVERDEHRSFAYQWHPGEGDWSERPDAEKTTVRFTIEPVDSGTKITMVESGFSRVLEARRPKAFEDNTGGWSYMMKQIVRWLEDDVRQSGSIKE, encoded by the coding sequence ATGGAAATCACTCGTACCTCTGATGCTCTCAGTAGCGAATTCGTCGTCAAAGCTCCGCTTGAAAAGGCGTGGGCAGCTCTCACCACTAAGGACGGGTGGGAGGCTTGGTTTAGCGACCGGGTGAACAGCGACTTTCAGGTGGGGAGTCCGCTGGTGATGTACTTTGACGGGTATGGCGAGCAAACGGGGACGGTCGTTGAGCGGGACGAGCACAGGTCGTTTGCGTATCAATGGCACCCGGGCGAGGGCGACTGGAGTGAGCGTCCAGATGCGGAAAAAACCACCGTTCGCTTTACGATTGAGCCAGTTGACTCTGGAACGAAGATCACCATGGTCGAATCTGGGTTCAGCAGGGTGCTTGAAGCGCGGCGTCCGAAGGCGTTTGAGGACAACACGGGCGGCTGGAGCTACATGATGAAGCAGATCGTGCGTTGGTTGGAAGACGACGTTCGCCAGTCCGGCTCGATCAAGGAGTAA
- a CDS encoding DUF485 domain-containing protein produces MDDAQKRELTHRLIKRQLNLSLRIAAIFVLILVGLPLVNLFLPDLAATNIGGFSATWLVLGLLFYPLTWVLSSWFVSGSEKLEAEIVAEESK; encoded by the coding sequence ATGGATGACGCACAGAAGCGTGAACTGACTCATCGGCTGATCAAGCGGCAACTGAACCTGAGCCTTCGCATTGCAGCGATATTTGTGCTGATCCTGGTCGGGCTTCCGCTGGTGAATCTGTTTTTGCCCGATCTGGCGGCGACAAACATAGGTGGGTTTAGCGCGACTTGGCTCGTTCTCGGCCTCCTCTTTTATCCCCTAACATGGGTGCTCAGTAGTTGGTTTGTCAGTGGCTCCGAGAAGCTGGAAGCCGAAATTGTAGCAGAGGAGTCGAAGTGA